The Actinomycetes bacterium genomic interval TGGGCGTGAACCAGGAACCGTGACCGACTGGATCAACCGTGGGCTGATGCAGGCCCGGCGGGGCCGCTCCAACCGCTGGTGCGTCCCGTTCGGGCCGGACGTGGAGGCCGCCTGGCGGGAGCGCGTGGCGGCCTCACCGCAGGTTCACCGCGACATCGACCCCGCGGGCCGGGAGCCCAACGAGCGCACCATCGCCGAGGTGGCCGGGGCGCTGGGGGTGAAGCCCGATGTCGTCTACTACTGGACCGAGCGCGGCCACCTCCCGTGGCGCCGGGGCCGCGGCGGTCGCAAGTACATCGACTTCACCCCGGAGGTCGCGGCTGCCTGCCGCCGCCGCGTCGCCGCATCGGCCCATCTCCCGGCCGTCGTCAAGTCCCAAGCCCAGCACTCCTGACAGGAGGAGCAGTTTGAAGCCACCGTCCCCACGGTC includes:
- a CDS encoding MerR family transcriptional regulator — translated: MTDWINRGLMQARRGRSNRWCVPFGPDVEAAWRERVAASPQVHRDIDPAGREPNERTIAEVAGALGVKPDVVYYWTERGHLPWRRGRGGRKYIDFTPEVAAACRRRVAASAHLPAVVKSQAQHS